Part of the Candidatus Methylomirabilota bacterium genome is shown below.
GCCTGCAGGAGGGGCCGATCATAGAAGTCAGTCGCGTCGAGCCGCGCGCCCTTGGCGATGAGGAGCGCGATGATGTCCACGGAGGGCTTTGCATTCCTGTTGATCAGAGCCCACACGATCGGGGGCTTGCCGCCCTTGTCGAGCGCATTGACGTCGGCGCCGTGAGCCAGGAGGAGCTCGGCCACGGGCCCGCTCCGCGCATAAGCCGCGTTGTGGAGCGGCGTCCGTCCCTTCTCGTCGTTCGCACGGGGGTCGGCGCCGGCCGCGATGAGGGCCCGCGCCACGGACGTGTCGTTGCCATACGTGGCGCGATGAAGCGGGGTCAGGCCCCCTGAGCTCCTGGCCCGGACGTCGGCGCCCTTCTTGATCATGAGCTCCACGCCCACGAGCAGCCCGCGCTGCACGCAGTGGTCGAAGGGCGTCTCGTCCCCGCCGCTCCGCGCGCGGATGTCCGCGCCACGCGCGAGGAGCAGCTCGACCACGGCCGCCTTGCCCCCGACGCAGGCCGTGTGCAGTGGCGTGAGCTGGTTCTGCCCCGGGCTGTTGAGCAGCGCAGGATCGGCCTCCAGGAGCGCCCGCACCCGCTCGACGTCGCCCCGCATCGCCGCATCATGGATCTCCGCGGCACCGGCGGCAGCCGGAAGCGCGAGAACAACAAGGGCGACGCCCAGAGCGAATGCGCGCACCCGCCTCACCATTTGACCTTGAGGCTCGCCTCGCCCTGCGGCGTCGTCACCACGAACTCGCTGAACTGGAACTGGCTGATCGCGAACGAGCCGAGACGGCCGTGACGCACGAGGTAGAGCTCGAGTGTGCTGCGACGCAGCCTCGGCAGGATCCGCCGGAGCTGCTCAGGAGTGAGCCCCTCGCCCGAGGGCAGCAGCACGGGCGCCGGATCTCGTGGGATGGGCATGCCCATGAGGCCGAACCCCTCCGAC
Proteins encoded:
- a CDS encoding ankyrin repeat domain-containing protein — protein: MVRRVRAFALGVALVVLALPAAAGAAEIHDAAMRGDVERVRALLEADPALLNSPGQNQLTPLHTACVGGKAAVVELLLARGADIRARSGGDETPFDHCVQRGLLVGVELMIKKGADVRARSSGGLTPLHRATYGNDTSVARALIAAGADPRANDEKGRTPLHNAAYARSGPVAELLLAHGADVNALDKGGKPPIVWALINRNAKPSVDIIALLIAKGARLDATDFYDRPLLQAALAADFVAAAELLVAKGANVRGQDKSGQTALHAAVVMRKPEFARLLLSKGADPNARDGEGVTPLHLASWDGRAELVEVLLAGGADVNARDARSLTPLWYAVRLDRAPAAEALRRRGGAE